In Streptomyces sp. DG2A-72, one genomic interval encodes:
- the hrcA gene encoding heat-inducible transcriptional repressor HrcA, protein MLSERRLQVLRAIVQDYVGTEEPVGSKALTERHNLGVSPATVRNDMAALEDEGFIAQPHTSAGRIPTDKGYRLFVDKLAGVKPMSAPERRAIQNFLDGAVDLDDVVARTVRLLAQLTRQVAVVQYPSLTRSTVRHVELLSLAPARVMLVLITDTGRVEQRMVDCPAPFGEASLADLRARLNSRVAGRRFSDVPQLVEDLPEGFDHEDRGTVSTVLSTLLETLVEENEERLMIGGTANLTRFGHDFPLTIRPVLEALEEQVVLLKLLGEAGDSGMTVRIGHENAYEGLNSTSVVSVGYGSGGEAVAKLGVVGPTRMDYPGTMGAVRAVARYVGQILAES, encoded by the coding sequence ATGCTGAGTGAACGCAGGCTTCAGGTGCTGCGCGCCATCGTCCAGGACTACGTCGGCACGGAGGAGCCGGTCGGCTCCAAGGCGCTCACCGAGCGGCACAACCTCGGTGTCTCCCCGGCGACCGTGCGCAACGACATGGCAGCCCTGGAGGACGAGGGGTTCATCGCCCAGCCGCACACCAGCGCCGGGCGCATCCCCACGGACAAGGGCTACCGCCTCTTCGTCGACAAGCTGGCCGGCGTCAAGCCGATGAGCGCGCCCGAGCGGCGTGCCATTCAGAACTTCCTCGACGGGGCCGTCGATCTCGACGATGTGGTGGCGCGGACCGTGCGGCTGCTCGCGCAGCTGACGCGGCAGGTCGCCGTCGTGCAGTACCCCTCGCTCACCCGCTCCACCGTGCGGCACGTGGAACTGCTCTCGCTCGCTCCCGCGCGCGTGATGCTCGTGCTGATCACGGACACCGGGCGGGTCGAGCAGCGGATGGTCGACTGTCCGGCGCCGTTCGGCGAGGCCTCTCTCGCCGATCTGCGCGCGCGGCTCAACAGCCGGGTCGCCGGACGCCGGTTCTCCGATGTCCCGCAGTTGGTCGAGGACCTGCCCGAGGGCTTCGACCACGAGGACCGCGGCACGGTCTCGACGGTGCTCTCCACGCTTCTGGAGACCCTCGTCGAGGAGAACGAAGAGCGGCTGATGATCGGCGGCACCGCCAATCTCACCCGCTTCGGGCATGACTTTCCCCTCACGATCCGGCCGGTGCTAGAGGCGCTGGAGGAGCAGGTCGTGCTCCTCAAGTTGCTTGGTGAGGCCGGGGATTCGGGCATGACCGTACGCATCGGTCATGAGAACGCCTACGAGGGACTCAACTCCACGTCCGTCGTGTCGGTCGGCTACGGTTCGGGCGGCGAGGCAGTCGCCAAGCTCGGCGTGGTCGGACCGACCCGCATGGATTACCCGGGAACGATGGGAGCGGTACGCGCAGTGGCACGGTACGTCGGACAGATCCTGGCGGAGTCGTAA
- a CDS encoding DUF3097 domain-containing protein, which yields MRQYSSDLTPPWKKPKPVPEVPAEPGLVVEEPGTGFCGAVIRCEAGTVTLEDRFGKHRVFPLEPRGFLLEGRVVTLVKPAAGPVRPTRTASGSVAVPGARARVARAGRIYVEGRHDAELVEKVWGDDLRIEGVVVEYLEGIDDLPSIVAEFAPGPDARLGVLVDHLVPGTKEWRIAESVTSEHALVVGHPYIDIWEAVKPSSLGIAGWPKVPHGEDWKTGVCRALGWPSENTGAVWQAILKRVGSYRDLEPELLGRVEELIDFVTGSGGA from the coding sequence ATGCGCCAGTACTCTTCGGACCTGACCCCGCCGTGGAAGAAGCCCAAGCCCGTCCCCGAGGTCCCGGCGGAGCCCGGCCTGGTGGTCGAGGAACCCGGCACCGGTTTCTGCGGCGCGGTGATCCGCTGCGAGGCGGGCACGGTGACCCTGGAGGACCGCTTCGGCAAGCACCGTGTGTTTCCCCTGGAACCGCGGGGCTTCCTCCTGGAGGGCCGAGTGGTGACCCTGGTGAAGCCTGCGGCCGGTCCTGTACGTCCCACCCGTACCGCATCCGGTTCCGTCGCCGTCCCCGGCGCACGCGCGCGTGTCGCCCGCGCCGGGCGCATCTACGTCGAGGGCCGGCACGACGCGGAACTCGTCGAGAAGGTCTGGGGCGACGACCTGCGCATCGAGGGCGTGGTCGTGGAGTACCTGGAGGGCATCGACGACCTGCCGTCCATCGTGGCCGAATTCGCACCGGGCCCGGACGCGCGGCTGGGCGTGCTGGTCGACCACTTGGTGCCGGGCACGAAGGAGTGGCGTATCGCGGAGTCGGTGACGAGCGAGCATGCGCTGGTGGTCGGCCACCCGTACATCGACATCTGGGAGGCGGTGAAACCGTCGTCCCTGGGGATCGCGGGCTGGCCGAAGGTGCCGCACGGGGAGGACTGGAAGACGGGGGTGTGCCGGGCGCTGGGGTGGCCGTCGGAGAACACCGGGGCGGTGTGGCAGGCGATTCTGAAGCGGGTGGGGTCTTACCGGGACCTGGAGCCGGAGTTGTTGGGGCGGGTGGAGGAGCTGATCGACTTTGTTACGGGTAGCGGTGGGGCCTAG
- the dnaJ gene encoding molecular chaperone DnaJ: MATDYYAVLGVRRDASQEEIKKAFRRLARELHPDVNPDPKTQERFKEINAAYEVLSDPQKKQVYDLGGDPLSQAGGAGGAGGFGAGGFGNFSDIMDAFFGTASQRGPRSRTRRGQDAMIRLDVELDEAAFGTTKDIQVDTAIVCTTCSGEGAAPGTSAQTCDMCRGRGEVSQVTRSFLGQVMTSRPCPQCQGFGTVVPTPCPECAGDGRVRSRRTLTVKIPAGVDNGTRIQLAGEGEVGPGGGPAGDLYVEIHELPHSQFQRRGDDLHCTVTLPMTAASLGTKVPLETLDGLEEVDIRPGTQSGQSIPLHGRGVTHLRGGGRGDLIVHVEVQTPTKLDPEQERLLRELAKLRGEERPTGQFQPGQQGLFSRLKDAFNGR, from the coding sequence GTGGCCACGGACTACTACGCCGTTCTCGGCGTGCGCCGCGACGCGTCGCAGGAAGAGATCAAGAAGGCCTTCCGGCGGCTCGCACGCGAGCTGCACCCGGACGTCAATCCGGATCCGAAGACCCAGGAGCGGTTCAAGGAGATCAACGCCGCTTACGAGGTGCTGTCGGACCCGCAGAAGAAGCAGGTCTACGACCTCGGCGGCGACCCGCTGTCCCAGGCCGGCGGCGCCGGTGGCGCGGGCGGCTTCGGCGCGGGCGGCTTCGGGAACTTCTCGGACATCATGGACGCGTTCTTCGGTACGGCGTCCCAGCGCGGCCCGCGGTCGCGTACGCGGCGCGGCCAGGACGCGATGATCCGGCTGGACGTCGAGCTGGACGAGGCGGCCTTCGGCACGACCAAGGACATCCAGGTCGACACGGCGATCGTCTGCACCACCTGTAGTGGTGAGGGCGCGGCGCCGGGGACCTCCGCGCAGACGTGTGACATGTGCCGCGGTCGCGGTGAGGTGTCTCAGGTGACGCGGTCCTTCCTGGGCCAGGTCATGACCTCGCGTCCGTGCCCGCAGTGCCAGGGCTTCGGGACCGTGGTCCCCACGCCGTGCCCGGAGTGCGCCGGCGACGGGCGCGTACGGTCCCGCCGTACGCTCACGGTCAAGATCCCCGCCGGTGTCGACAACGGCACCCGCATCCAGCTCGCGGGCGAGGGCGAGGTCGGCCCCGGCGGCGGCCCCGCCGGTGACCTGTACGTCGAGATCCACGAGCTGCCGCACTCGCAGTTCCAGCGGCGCGGCGACGATCTGCACTGCACGGTCACGCTCCCGATGACCGCGGCGTCCCTCGGTACCAAGGTCCCGCTGGAGACGCTGGACGGCCTGGAGGAGGTCGACATCCGGCCCGGCACCCAGTCCGGCCAGTCGATCCCGCTGCACGGCCGGGGCGTCACGCATCTGCGCGGCGGCGGCCGGGGCGACCTGATCGTCCACGTCGAGGTCCAGACCCCGACCAAGCTCGACCCCGAACAGGAACGCCTACTCCGCGAACTGGCCAAGCTGCGCGGCGAGGAGCGGCCCACGGGGCAGTTCCAGCCGGGGCAGCAGGGGCTGTTTTCTCGGCTGAAGGATGCCTTCAACGGGCGTTGA
- a CDS encoding Uma2 family endonuclease, giving the protein MTAVDDRPMTTGMVKIFEELEPPEGVKMELLRGVIVMMASPDIVHNMIVADVQDQIPRQRWSRLQTQDVDILDEASEPVPDLVVVARDALPDSGRLLPSKLVTMVVEVVSKSSVHQDYVIKRSIYAAGKISAYLILDPIMGHCVLLTKPAGQGEDADYLSQEIIKFGDPVPLERLGLELDTSEFGTFPNARPHRYP; this is encoded by the coding sequence ATGACCGCTGTGGACGACCGACCGATGACCACCGGCATGGTGAAGATCTTCGAGGAGCTTGAGCCTCCTGAGGGCGTCAAGATGGAACTCCTCCGGGGGGTAATCGTGATGATGGCCAGCCCTGACATCGTGCACAACATGATCGTTGCCGATGTACAGGACCAGATTCCGCGGCAGCGCTGGTCTCGCCTTCAGACTCAGGACGTGGACATCCTGGACGAGGCCAGCGAGCCGGTACCGGACCTGGTGGTCGTGGCGCGAGACGCCCTACCGGACTCGGGCCGTCTGCTGCCCTCCAAGCTGGTCACGATGGTCGTGGAGGTCGTCTCCAAGTCCAGCGTCCATCAGGACTACGTGATCAAGCGCTCGATCTACGCCGCCGGGAAGATCTCCGCCTACCTCATCCTCGACCCGATCATGGGGCACTGCGTCCTGCTGACGAAGCCCGCGGGCCAGGGCGAGGACGCCGACTACCTCAGCCAGGAGATCATCAAATTCGGAGACCCAGTCCCGCTGGAGCGTCTGGGACTCGAACTTGACACCAGCGAGTTCGGAACGTTCCCCAACGCTAGGCCCCACCGCTACCCGTAA
- a CDS encoding MBL fold metallo-hydrolase has protein sequence MSVTWEELGWERLAAGVGRCRLPVWDCTVGLVVGAGAALVIDAGSSLPEGARVRAGAQELAGHRVTHLALTHPHFDHVFGAGAFAGAELYGAVGIDTAYSHTGREELRTDSVRHGLDAGLADEAVQALTPPRHHVSGEWTLDLGGGRQVLLANVGPGHTAHDLAVLVPGDPEVVFCGDLVEESGEPQAGADAVPTHWPAALDRLLDLGGEDALYVPGHGAVVDAAFVRAQRNALAREFGVS, from the coding sequence ATGAGCGTGACTTGGGAAGAGCTGGGGTGGGAGCGGCTGGCGGCCGGGGTCGGGCGGTGCCGGCTGCCGGTGTGGGACTGCACGGTGGGGCTGGTCGTCGGGGCCGGCGCGGCCCTGGTGATCGACGCCGGGTCGAGCCTCCCTGAGGGCGCACGCGTGCGTGCGGGGGCGCAGGAGCTCGCCGGCCACCGTGTGACTCATCTCGCGCTCACCCACCCGCACTTCGATCACGTCTTCGGGGCGGGGGCCTTCGCGGGCGCGGAGTTGTACGGCGCGGTGGGCATCGACACGGCGTACTCGCACACCGGGCGCGAGGAACTGCGTACGGACTCGGTACGCCACGGACTGGACGCCGGCCTGGCGGACGAGGCGGTGCAGGCCCTCACCCCGCCCCGCCATCACGTCTCCGGCGAGTGGACCCTCGACCTGGGCGGCGGCCGGCAGGTCCTCCTCGCCAACGTGGGTCCGGGCCACACCGCCCACGACCTCGCGGTCCTCGTCCCCGGCGATCCGGAGGTCGTGTTCTGCGGCGATCTGGTCGAGGAGTCCGGGGAGCCGCAGGCGGGCGCCGACGCCGTACCGACCCACTGGCCCGCGGCACTTGATCGTCTGCTGGACCTCGGCGGCGAGGACGCGCTGTATGTGCCCGGTCACGGAGCGGTGGTGGACGCGGCGTTCGTCCGCGCGCAGCGGAACGCGCTCGCGCGCGAATTCGGCGTGTCGTGA
- the hemW gene encoding radical SAM family heme chaperone HemW, with the protein MPSALPDGEPVPDDGALPAPALAGAAARPLGFYLHVPYCATRCGYCDFNTYTATELRGTGGVLASRDNYAETLIDEVRLARKVLGDDPRPVRTVFVGGGTPTLLAADDLVRMLGAIRDEFGLAADAEITTEANPESVDPAYLATLREGGFNRVSFGMQSAKQHVLRVLDRTHTPGRPEACVAEARAAGFEHVNLDLIYGTPGESDDDWRASLEAAIGAGPDHVSAYALIVEEGTQLARRIRRGEVPMTDDDVHADRYLIAESVLSGAGFEWYEVSNWATSDAGRCLHNELYWRGADWWGAGPGAHSHVGGVRWWNVKHPGAYAAALAAGRSPGAGRELLSEEDRRVERILLELRLREGVPLDLLREVGLAASRRALGEGLLDSGPYEEGRAVLTLRGRLLADAVVRDLVD; encoded by the coding sequence ATGCCTTCCGCACTCCCCGACGGCGAGCCCGTCCCCGACGACGGCGCGCTCCCCGCGCCCGCGCTCGCCGGCGCCGCCGCCCGCCCCCTCGGGTTCTACCTGCACGTCCCGTACTGCGCCACCCGCTGCGGCTACTGCGACTTCAACACCTACACCGCGACGGAGCTGCGCGGCACGGGCGGCGTGCTGGCGTCCCGTGACAACTACGCGGAGACGCTGATCGACGAGGTCCGGCTGGCGAGGAAGGTGCTGGGCGACGATCCGCGCCCCGTCCGCACGGTCTTCGTCGGAGGCGGTACGCCGACGCTGCTGGCCGCGGACGATCTCGTACGGATGCTGGGGGCGATCCGCGACGAGTTCGGACTGGCAGCCGACGCGGAGATCACGACCGAGGCGAACCCGGAGTCGGTGGATCCGGCGTATCTGGCCACGCTCCGGGAGGGCGGCTTCAACCGGGTGTCGTTCGGCATGCAGAGCGCGAAGCAACATGTACTGCGCGTGCTGGACCGTACGCACACGCCGGGACGCCCTGAGGCCTGCGTCGCGGAGGCCCGGGCGGCGGGCTTCGAGCACGTCAACCTGGATCTGATCTACGGCACGCCGGGGGAGTCGGACGACGACTGGCGGGCCTCCCTGGAGGCCGCGATCGGCGCCGGGCCCGACCATGTCTCGGCCTACGCCCTGATCGTCGAGGAGGGCACACAGCTGGCTCGGCGCATCCGCCGGGGCGAGGTTCCGATGACCGACGACGACGTCCATGCGGACCGGTATCTGATCGCGGAGTCGGTGCTGTCGGGGGCCGGGTTCGAGTGGTACGAGGTGTCGAACTGGGCGACGTCGGATGCGGGGCGGTGCCTGCACAACGAGCTGTACTGGCGAGGGGCCGACTGGTGGGGGGCCGGGCCGGGAGCGCACTCGCACGTGGGCGGGGTGCGGTGGTGGAACGTGAAGCATCCGGGGGCGTATGCGGCGGCGCTGGCGGCGGGGCGGTCGCCGGGGGCCGGGCGGGAGCTGTTGTCGGAGGAGGACCGCAGGGTCGAGCGCATTCTGCTGGAGCTGCGGCTTCGGGAGGGGGTGCCGTTGGATTTGCTGCGGGAGGTGGGGCTTGCGGCTTCTCGGCGGGCGTTGGGGGAGGGGCTGCTCGATAGCGGGCCGTATGAGGAAGGGCGTGCCGTGCTGACGCTTCGGGGGCGGTTGCTGGCTGATGCGGTGGTCAGGGACCTGGTGGACTGA
- a CDS encoding nitronate monooxygenase, whose protein sequence is MSSALTDLFPHPIVQAPMAGGVSVPHLAAAVSEAGGLGFLAAGYKTADGMYQEIEQLRRITSRPFGVNLFMPQPEYADAAAVDVYAHQLAGEATWYETELGDPDSGRDDGYDAKLAVLLDNPVPVVSFHFGVPSRDVLDSLRRVGTFTLVTATTAEEALAVQRAGADGVIVQGIEAGGHQGTHRDVQETDGGGIGLLSLIAQVRETVSLPLVAAGGIMRGSQIAAALAAGAGAAQLGTAFLATPESGANALHKQALTNPLFVRTELTRAFSGRPARGLVNRFLREHGPYAPAAYPEIHHLTSPLRKAAAKAGDAQGMALWAGQGHRMARELPAGQLVEVLAAEIAAAKTALSAAPSMGGGA, encoded by the coding sequence ATGTCCTCCGCACTGACCGATCTCTTCCCTCATCCGATCGTGCAGGCCCCCATGGCGGGCGGAGTCTCCGTCCCGCATCTCGCTGCCGCCGTGTCCGAGGCCGGCGGGCTCGGGTTTCTGGCCGCCGGGTACAAGACCGCCGACGGCATGTACCAGGAGATCGAACAGCTGCGGCGGATCACGAGCCGCCCGTTCGGCGTGAACCTGTTCATGCCGCAGCCCGAGTACGCCGATGCCGCCGCCGTGGACGTCTACGCCCATCAGCTCGCCGGTGAGGCCACCTGGTACGAGACCGAGCTGGGCGACCCCGACAGCGGTCGCGACGACGGCTACGACGCCAAGCTCGCCGTCCTGCTCGACAACCCGGTGCCGGTGGTCTCGTTCCACTTCGGCGTGCCCAGCCGGGACGTGCTGGACTCGCTGCGCCGCGTCGGCACCTTCACGCTGGTCACCGCGACCACCGCCGAGGAGGCCCTCGCCGTGCAGCGGGCCGGTGCCGACGGGGTGATCGTGCAGGGCATCGAAGCGGGCGGCCATCAGGGCACGCACCGGGACGTCCAGGAGACCGACGGCGGCGGCATCGGCCTGCTGTCGCTGATCGCGCAGGTCCGCGAGACCGTGTCGCTCCCGCTCGTCGCCGCCGGCGGCATCATGCGCGGCAGCCAGATCGCCGCCGCCCTCGCCGCGGGCGCCGGCGCGGCCCAGCTCGGCACGGCGTTCCTCGCCACCCCCGAGTCCGGCGCCAACGCCCTGCACAAGCAGGCGCTCACCAACCCCCTGTTCGTCCGTACGGAGTTGACGCGGGCGTTCTCCGGCCGCCCGGCCCGCGGCCTGGTCAACCGCTTCCTGCGCGAGCACGGCCCGTACGCGCCCGCCGCCTACCCGGAGATCCACCACCTCACCTCGCCGCTGCGCAAGGCGGCGGCCAAGGCGGGCGACGCGCAGGGCATGGCGCTGTGGGCGGGACAGGGCCACCGGATGGCCCGCGAACTGCCCGCCGGACAGCTGGTGGAGGTGCTGGCCGCCGAGATCGCCGCCGCGAAGACAGCGTTGTCGGCCGCTCCGTCCATGGGAGGCGGTGCCTGA